In the Phaseolus vulgaris cultivar G19833 chromosome 7, P. vulgaris v2.0, whole genome shotgun sequence genome, one interval contains:
- the LOC137830507 gene encoding L-galactono-1,4-lactone dehydrogenase, mitochondrial, with amino-acid sequence MLRTLLLKRTLPLTPRHSHSLLLRRFSATPEPASSTDAETRKYAGYAALLLFCGAATYYSFPLPDDAKHKKAQIFRYAPLPEDLHTVSNWSGTHEVQTRNFLQPENVEQLERVVREAHEKRTRIRPVGSGLSPNGIGLSRIGMVNLALMDGILEVDKQRKTVRVQAGIRVQQLVDGLKDHGLTLQNFASIREQQIGGIIQVGAHGTGAKLPPIDEQVIAMKLVTPSKGTIEISKDKDPELFYLARCGLGGLGVVAEVTLQCVDRQELVEHTFISTMKEIKKNHKKLLSDNKHVKYLYIPYTDSVVVVRCNPVSKWKGLPKFKPQYTKDEAIQHVRDLYRESLQKYGAEGSRGKSVEDGEQKIDELSFTELRDKLIALDPLNKKHIISINQAEAEFWRKSEGYRVGWSDEILGFDCGGQQWVSETCFPAGKLANPSMKDLEYIEELKQLIENEEIPAPAPIEQRWTASSRSPLSPASSPSEDDIFSWVGIIMYLPSTDARQRKDITEEFFHYRHLTQEKLWDRYSAFEHWAKIEVPKDKEELAALQARLRKRFPVDSYNKARKELDPNRILSNNMLQKLFAQSDII; translated from the exons ATGCTGAGAACACTACTTCTCAAGCGCACTCTCCCTCTCACTCCTCGCCACTCGCATTCTCTCCTCCTCCGCCGGTTCTCGGCTACGCCGGAACCCGCCTCCTCCACCGATGCAGAAACCCGCAAGTACGCCGGCTACGCGGCGCTGCTGCTCTTCTGCGGTGCCGCCACCTACTACTCCTTCCCCCTGCCGGACGATGCCAAGCACAAGAAGGCGCAGATCTTCCGCTACGCGCCGCTGCCGGAGGACCTGCACACGGTGTCCAACTGGAGCGGGACACACGAGGTGCAGACGCGCAACTTCCTCCAGCCGGAGAACGTGGAGCAGCTGGAGCGCGTGGTGAGGGAGGCGCACGAGAAGAGGACCCGAATACGGCCGGTCGGGTCGGGGCTGTCGCCGAACGGGATCGGGCTGTCGAGGATCGGAATGGTGAACTTGGCGCTGATGGATGGGATATTGGAAGTGGACAAGCAGAGGAAGACTGTGAGGGTGCAGGCCGGGATCAGAGTGCAGCAGCTTGTGGATGGCCTCAAGGACCATGGCCTTACCTTGCAGAATTTTGCTTCTATTAGGGAGCAGCAAATTGGTGGCATCATTCAG GTTGGTGCACATGGCACCGGTGCAAAATTGCCTCCTATTGATGAACAAGTGATTGCCATGAAATTGGTCACCCCTTCCAAAGGGACTATAGAAATATCAAAAGATAAAGATCCTGAGCTGTTTTATCTCGCTCGATGTGGTCTTGGAGGACTTGGAGTTGTGGCTGAAGTCACCCTTCAGTGTGTTGATCGACAGGAGCTTGTGGAGCACACATTTATCTCAACCATGAAGGAGATAAAGAAAAATCACAA GAAATTGCTGTCTGATAATAAGCATGTGAAGTACCTTTATATCCCTTATACCGACTCTGTTGTGGTTGTGCGATGCAATCCTGTTTCAAAGTGGAAAGGTCTACCCAAATTTAAACCACAATATACTAAAGATGAAGCCATACAGCATGTGCGTGATCTTTACCGAGAGTCCCTCCAGAAATATGG AGCAGAAGGATCTAGGGGTAAATCAGTAGAAGATGGTGAACAAAAAATAGATGAGCTTTCTTTCACAGAATTAAGAGATAAACTAATTGCCCTGGATCCTCTCAATAAAAAGCACATTATCAGCATCAATCAAGCTGAGGCCGAGTTCTGGCGAAAGTCAGAAGGTTACAGGGTTGGATGGAGTGATGAAATATTGGGCTTTGATTGTGGAGGCCAACAGTGGGTATCGGAGACATGTTTCCCGGCTGGAAAACTAGCTAATCCAAGCATGAAAGACCTTGAATACATTGAAGAGCTGAAGCAACTTATAGAGAATGAAGAGATACCTGCACCTGCTCCAATTGAGCAGCGCTGGACAGCGAGCAGTAGGAGTCCCTTAAGTCCTGCTTCAAGCCCGTCTGAGGATGATATATTTTCTTGG GTGGGTATAATCATGTACCTCCCTAGCACGGATGCTCGGCAGAGGAAGGACATAACAGAAGAATTCTTTCATTACAGGCATCTGACTCAGGAGAAATTATGGGATCGTTACTCTGCATTTGAACACTGGGCTAAGATTGAG GTTCCAAAGGACAAGGAGGAACTTGCTGCTCTCCAAGCAAGGCTAAGAAAGAGGTTTCCTGTGGATTCATACAATAAAGCAAGAAAGGAATTGGACCCCAATAGGATCCTTTCAAATAACATGTTGCAAAAGCTCTTTGCGCAATCAGACATCATATAA